The genome window TCCTGTGCTCTCATTTACTTCTCCCAAACAACTGAATAGCAAACCATCTGTCGCCATGGCATAGATGGATCTTGGAAGGCAATACATGCTCATGAGTACTGATGTGAACATGGCACAGAGGGCGCCCACTCCAACAGCCCACTCAGCCCACTCCACGCCAGTCACGACAAATGCATTGGCAAATGCAGACGACTCGTCCAATTCTGGATAAGGAACCATCAAAGTTAGTACTGCAGAACAAAGGACGTACACAACGGTTGCGATCACGACGGATATAAAGGTGGCTCGGGGGATGCTCTTACGGGGGTCCACTGTCTCCTCATTAGCCACTGCAATAGCGTCAAACCCGACGTAGGAGAAAAAGAGCGTCGCAGCGCCGGCGATGACACTTTCAGGACCTCTGGGCACAAAGCCACCATAGTCTTGCCAGTTTCTTATGTCCGACTTCTGGAATCCGAGAATGATGATAATCGAGATGATCACTGCATTGATGACCATGAAAAGACCATTAACCCATGCAGAGACCTTCGCTCCACATATGATGGCCAATGTGGTAAGAATGACAAAGAGAGCAGCGAAAATGTTAGGATAGGGAGCAAGGAAAGACACCGTCCATAGCTTGCCTCTCATTATTGTGTTGATGATAACATTCGACAGAGCATTTCCACACAGAAAATCGAGGTAACCAATAAAGGAGCTGGCGACGGAAGCACCTGCTATGGAGTATTCCAGAATGAGATTCCAACCAATCAAGAATGCCCATAGCTCTCCCAGTGAAATGTATGTGAAGGTGTATGCTGATCCAGTGCGCGGAATGCGGCAGGCAAATTCTACGTAGCAGAGTGCTGACAACATCGCGGCTAGTCCAGCGAGAGTGTAAGAGATGACGATTGCTGGCCCAGTTACTTCCTTCGCTTCTACACCTGTCAATACGTAAAGTCCTGCGCCTATCATGGCGCCTAGGCCCATCAAGACAAGTTGGAGAGTGGTGAGCGTGCGGCGTAGTGGCGTGTGGTACATTTCCTCCGCGGTCCCTAGAGTCTTCTTCCGGCTTAACAGGCCGAAAAGCTGCCAGCAGGAGGCGCACGCCATTTTGGTAATGCGTCAAGACGCTGTCTGTAGTCAATCAATGCGTTGCTTCCAACTGCCAGTCACACGTGTTGTTCTTGTGATATGTACTCGGCTATTAACTGGAGTATCGTCTTGCATCGCTATCTGCTGGCTTCGTACCCCTGTGATACAGATAAAAGGACAAAGGCGATGAAACAGAGcgtgaaatgaatgaaattattatCTTGCCAATTTTTAGTTCAGAAACTTGATGACTCCACTCCAGCTGCGGTTTTGGATGGTCAACAattcagaagaagaaaaaaaaaaacactaacaaaaaaaaaaaacccaccctgACAATACAAGAtcagaaggtttttttttttttgtttttgttttttttttttggggggggggggtgtgaaacTTAAGCATTGAAACAATGGTGAAGGTGACCATTATTCCCCTTACAAATTGTCTCATCGAACAGACAAATTATGACAGGAAAAGGATGGCTTTTGTGTTAGACAATATATGCGTCTGGTTCTTAAAATCGGTCCTATGTGTGGATGACATATTGTCGACCCTTTAAAAACGCCGGTGTTTTCGTTCACTTTAATAACTTCCCGGCTGAAGTATTTCTGacctttttaaattttttgCCTCCTTAGAGTACATTTAAAATGCCGATGAACATTCAACTTCTGGCCTTAGCTCACCATTCTAGGGGTGTTTCTTTTAACCCATTACTTCCCACTACACAACAGTCTGTCATAACTACACAATGGATTGGGCCGGAGTTAATACCATTAAAACTTTCAAAGTCATATCTCATAAATTATTCTATGATGTACCAGATGTACTGTGATTTCGTCGTTTCTTGATTTTAAAGTTGAGCACATTAACTTAACACTCACGTACAAACTAATGCTCGCACACGTACGCACCCACACATTACCAACCTAATCACTTACACCACATAAAAACAGGGAGGTTTGAGAGCTTGTGTTCCAATTGGCTATAGATGAATCTGACTTCAGAGCATTGTAACTTACGGCGGCCATAATTGGGGGCCtccaaaaaaagaacaaaaacaccTTCAATGGATTATGTAATGAACCAGGTGTGTTGCTAGGTCAGTGCATGAATCATCTTTTGTTAGGCATACTTGAAGCCCCCAGTtagaaattaccataaaaaacAGTACTTGAATCAAATTGGTCTATGATCATTCAAACAGCTGTCGATTCTTCAGAATTCCAAAACCACATTTGTGCACTTCGATCCCTGCGTTTGATGCCGCCATCTTAATTTGCGATCTGAGAAATCATTTTGAACGGTTAACATGTAGATTCCGGGtacatttttcttgtttatcataaaatgaaatgaatttccCCTAAAAAAAGTCATTCTCGTCCAGAAATGTGTGctaaagtgtaaatcagagatGTATTGTGAACATTCTTGAAACTGTAGCTACCTGGAAAAGTAGCTACATTTTTCCGCTGAACTGTGACGGATACAAACtgatatggtatatatatatattttttttttccaaattgctATGTCAGATAAGAATCCGGACGCGCCCAGTCGAATGATATTTATCTTATTTCATGTTCTATTTGCACATTCCCGTGTTTTCGATGTACCGCTCATCTTCGGGATGGTGGCAAGTAATTAACACATTAACTTCCTTAGAAAGTGGAGGGGCATTATGtgacatgaatcaattgtcttgcTATCTATGCAGCAGTTTGGCACATACTTTAAATATTTGTGAGTGGCAGCATCAAAGTTAGTTCAACGGGAATAAGATTGGTCGAACCTCTTTGGTAGAAACAGTGAGGTGTTATGAATATACGGAGTTCTAACTCATCATGCAAATTAGAGTTCATGCAAGCACATGTTTGGCTCAAAGATTTCTCCAGTATAAGCTTAGagctcattttcattcaacagtTTCTAGTGTATtgattaacaaattgcaatCACAAGTGAATTGAAGAACCTTAAGATTTGCCCTCTGTTTTAACACCTGTGATCGAAAATCGAACTGCATTTGGctaaaatcattacaaagtTTTGATAATCGATTAGAcgttcacaaaataatcatcatTAGGTATGCTTCtagaaaagtgtgtttgtggcAATCACACGATCTAATGCACAGTGTTCATGGTTTTTCATCATCGTATGACACTCAAAGGAAACTCCATGTACGTGATACGTCTATAAGTAATTCAATCCAGTTTGCCAGCAAAATCTGCCCTAGGTCAGCTTGTACATAttgattacaataataatacatgcataccATGTGTGGGAAAGAGGTCTGTAACTGGTATGAACCGTACGTGTGATCTTTTTGTACTGACACGCGTACCAGCAACTGTAAAGACAACCCTGAATAAGTCGGTGCAATGCAGCTACACATTACATGAAGGTTGGCTACGCATCACCCTGTTGACAGAATAAACCCGTGAACAACCTATGGGCTTATCAACATGATTGTACTGTAACTTTACCAATACTCGATAGCTTgaaaattgcaactgattgacaaattcctctacatcgacgtaataagcactgaattgatcagtgttttattagtagccatgattaaaaaaaaaatcatgggcgtacgttCTCGAGCttattacgtcgatgtagggcaatatttgtcaatcagttgcaatgaaaacatctcgacggaagaatttcatgaatttgagcatgacaattgtacaaaatattaaatTCGGGAAGTGAATGACTGTTGGGGGAAGGACGGGCGATGATAGAcaattatttgtcttttttcaaatttattggCATTCTACTTGTGTTATCTCTCTTGCCTTGGTATGttgaatcacacacacacacacacacaaacacacaaagacagTTGCATTTTTAAACAGGCAGATTCACTCAAAGATTGTCGTAATGTAAAAGTTCTTTGCAGAGAAAACACAGGTGTCGCCTGAAACTGACTATAACTAGCACAATACactttacatacatacataaacacataaacacacacacacacacacacacacaccttagCAAAAATCAAAGGAACATGTATCTCGATAGACCAGTTTAATAAAACATTCCAACTTTATGCCGTGTTAGCTCGTGACTACGTCTG of Diadema setosum chromosome 15, eeDiaSeto1, whole genome shotgun sequence contains these proteins:
- the LOC140238955 gene encoding cationic amino acid transporter 4-like, which translates into the protein MACASCWQLFGLLSRKKTLGTAEEMYHTPLRRTLTTLQLVLMGLGAMIGAGLYVLTGVEAKEVTGPAIVISYTLAGLAAMLSALCYVEFACRIPRTGSAYTFTYISLGELWAFLIGWNLILEYSIAGASVASSFIGYLDFLCGNALSNVIINTIMRGKLWTVSFLAPYPNIFAALFVILTTLAIICGAKVSAWVNGLFMVINAVIISIIIILGFQKSDIRNWQDYGGFVPRGPESVIAGAATLFFSYVGFDAIAVANEETVDPRKSIPRATFISVVIATVVYVLCSAVLTLMVPYPELDESSAFANAFVVTGVEWAEWAVGVGALCAMFTSVLMSMYCLPRSIYAMATDGLLFSCLGEVNESTGVPVVATLFAMTLVVVLTLFFSLSELVEFLSIGVLLGYMFVSVAVIILRYQPDSLLVEESVALEMHPSQDHPSASTDRGTTPTQSSRSKDEERLLGDPYLGVPGTLREEFRGLPVLKELTRFRPGLVVNTCLGISFVFFLCVVAILEFGLQQLLDAEWWAVSLLVITLSGGLLSFLVIPFHKQNEASGNCYRVDFVPLLPGLSILCNMMLVLQLKPVTWLRFLIWVVIGLLIYAFYGFRHSKEGLRGEQERVQHEDGHQDQPSPSYGSIEESNRDKSLATTQGSDL